From Opisthocomus hoazin isolate bOpiHoa1 unplaced genomic scaffold, bOpiHoa1.hap1 HAP1_SCAFFOLD_360, whole genome shotgun sequence, a single genomic window includes:
- the SP1 gene encoding LOW QUALITY PROTEIN: transcription factor Sp1 (The sequence of the model RefSeq protein was modified relative to this genomic sequence to represent the inferred CDS: inserted 1 base in 1 codon; deleted 2 bases in 2 codons) translates to MSDQESPEEMSTVKPEKGEGDTSSTSSAGGGEGQESQPSPLALLAATCSRIESPNENSNSSQGQQGGSGELDLTAAAAQIAQSANGWQIISAGSGTPTASKEQGGNGGNGGDGSKSRPVSAGQYVVTTASNLQNQQVLTGLPGVIPNIQYQVIPXFQTIDGQQLQFATTPAQVNVQQDASGQLQIIPGTNQQIITSRAGTSNLIAMPNLLQQAVPIQGVGLANNTLSGQTQYVANVPVALNGNITLLPVNSVAASLAPTSQTVTLSGSGSPDSSSQPATSGAAVSSTNTATSHAGSGAFFTNANSYSTTTTTSNVGVMNFSTSATVGTNVQAQTPQRVGSVQSSDSLQSQVSGVALQPGQQKEGEQSQQSQQQILIQPQLVQGGQTIQTLQTSPLSGQTFATQAISQDALQNLQLQAVPNSGPIIIRTPTVGPNGQVSWQTIQLQNLQVQNPQAQTITLAPMQGVSLGQTGSTSTTLTPIASLPSGTVTVNAAQLSSMPGLQTINLSALGASGIQVHQLQGLPLAIANAAGDHGAQLGLHGTSGDGLGDENAAVEEGETSPDPQPQQGRKTRREACTCPYCKDSEGRSSGDPGKKKQHICHIPGCGKVYGKTSHLRAHLRWHTGERPFVCNWLLCGKRFTRSDELQRHKRTHTGEKKFACPECPKRFMRSDHLSKHIKTHQNKKGGPANNVAMNVSAVPMDTGGSAEGNGGAQPSALIATNMVAMEAICPEGIARLASSGINVMQVADLQSINISGNGF, encoded by the exons ATGAGCG ACCAAGAGAGTCCCGAGGAGATGTCGACGGTGAAGCCCGAGAAGGGCGAAGGAGataccagcagcaccagcagcgccGGCGGTGGGGAGGGCCag gaATCGCAGCCTtccccgctggctctgctggcagccaCCTGCAGCAGGATCGAGTCTCCCAACGAGAACTCCAACAGCTCCCAGGGCCAGCAAGGCGGGAGCGGCGAGCTGGACCTCACAGCCGCCGCCGCGCAGATCGCCCAGTCCGCCAACGGCTGGCAAATCATTTCCGCCGGCTCCGGCACGCCGACGGCCTCCAAGGAACAGGGCGGCAACGGCGGCAACGGCGGCGACGGCTCCAAAAGCCGGCCCGTGAGCGCGGGGCAGTACGTGGTCACGACCGCTTCCAACCTGCAGAACCAGCAGGTGCTCACGGGCCTGCCGGGAGTTATCCCCAATATCCAGTACCAGGTCATTC AGTTCCAAACCATCGATGGGCAGCAGCTCCAGTTTGCCACCACCCCTGCCCAGGTCAACGTGCAGCAGGATGCCTCTGGTCAGCTCCAGATCATCCCCGGCACCAACCAGCAGATCATAACGAGCCGAGCGGGGACGAGCAATCTCATCGCCATGCCGAACCTGCTGCAGCAGGCCGTCCCCATCCAGGGCGTGGGCTTGGCCAACAACACCCTCTCAGGGCAAACCCAGTACGTGGCCAACGTCCCCGTGGCTCTCAACGGCAACATCACCCTGCTGCCTGTCAACAGCGTGGCCGCCAGCCTGGCTCCCACCTCGCAGACGGTCACGCTGAGCGGCTCCGGCTCTCCGgacagcagctcccagccggCCACCTCGGGCGCCGCCGTCAGTTCCACCAACACGGCCACGTCTCACGCCGGTTCCGGCGCTTTTTTTACCAACGCCAACAGCtactccaccaccaccaccaccagtaaCGTGGGCGTCATGAATTTTTCCACCAGCGCGACGGTGGGGACCAACGTCCAGGCGCAGACGCCCCAGAGGGTCGGCAGCGTCCAGAGCTCGGACTCTCTGCAGAGCCAGGTTTCTGGGGTGGCTTTGCAGCCGGGGCAGCAGAAAgagggggagcagagccagcaaTCGCAGCAGCAGATCCTGATCCAACCTCAGCTAGTCCAGGGAGGGCAGACGATCCAAACCCTCCAGACCAGCCCGCTCTCTGGCCAGACCTTCGCCACTCAGGCCATCTCCCAAGATGCCTTGCAGAACCTGCAGCTCCAAGCTGTCCCCAACTCCGGCCCCATCATCATCCGCACGCCCACGGTGGGGCCCAACGGGCAGGTGAGCTGGCAGACCATCCAGCTCCAGAACCTGCAGGTTCAAAACCCCCAGGCCCAGACAATCACCTTGGCC CCCATGCAGGGAGTCTCGCTGGGGCAGacgggcagcaccagcaccacgCTCACCCCCATCGCCTCCCTCCCCAGCGGCACTGTCACGGTCAAC GCTGCCCAGCTCTCCTCCATGCCAGGCCTCCAGACTATTAACCTCAGTGCCTTGGGAGCGTCGGGGATCCAGGTGCATCAGCTGcaagggctgccgctggccatcgCGAACGCTGCCG GCGACCACGGTGCTCAGCTGGGCCTGCACGGCACGAGCGGAGACGGGCTGGGAGACGAGAACGCTGCCGTGGAGGAGGGAGAGACCAGCCCGGACCCGCAGCCCCAGCAAGGGCGGAAAACGCGGAGGGAAGCGTGTACCTGCCCCTACTGCAAGGACAGCGAGGGGAG GAGCTCCGGGGATCCAggtaaaaaaaagcagcacatctGCCACATCCCGGGCTGCGGGAAGGTCTACGGCAAAACCTCGCACCTGCGGGCCCACCTGCGGTGGCACACGGGCGAGCGGCCCTTCGTCTGCAACTGGCTGCTCTGCGGCAAGCGCTTCACCCGCTCCGACGAGCTGCAGCGGCACAAGCGCACGCACACAG ggGAGAAGAAATTCGCCTGCCCGGAGTGCCCCAAGCGCTTCATGCGGAGCGACCACCTCTCCAAGCACATCAAGACCCACCAGAACAAGAAGGGAGGGCCGGCCAACAACGTGGCCATGAACGTCTCGGCCGTCCCCATGGACACGGGGGGCTCGGCGGAGGGCAACGGCGGCGCCCAGCCCTCGGCCCTCATCGCCACCAACATGGTGGCCATGGAAGCCATCTGCCCCGAGGGCATCGCCCGCCTGGCCAGCAGCGGCATCAACGTCATGCAGGTGGCCGACCTCCAGTCCATCAACATCAGCGGCAACGGGTTCTGA